A DNA window from Mucilaginibacter xinganensis contains the following coding sequences:
- a CDS encoding MoaD/ThiS family protein — protein sequence MKIKILAFGIAKDIFGSTSVNLEMANDATVYNLKYLLEQEYPRLKQLASYMVAVNNEYALPGDNLHERDEIAIIPPVSGG from the coding sequence ATGAAGATTAAAATTCTGGCGTTTGGCATAGCAAAGGATATATTCGGGAGCACGTCGGTTAATTTAGAAATGGCGAATGACGCCACAGTATATAATTTAAAATACCTGCTCGAACAAGAGTATCCGCGACTAAAGCAGCTGGCATCGTACATGGTGGCTGTAAATAATGAATATGCTTTGCCCGGCGACAACTTGCACGAAAGGGATGAAATTGCTATTATCCCCCCGGTAAGCGGTGGTTAA
- a CDS encoding ferritin family protein: MSFDQYHEPVNELSDETRTFARMIVSLTEEAEAINWYEQRISVEKNKDAKAIMENAQQEEFKHFGMDLEFLLRQKPVWQATLKEILFKKGDIVNLGKKGEDAAE; this comes from the coding sequence ATGTCATTTGATCAATACCACGAACCCGTAAATGAACTGTCTGATGAAACCCGCACCTTCGCGCGGATGATAGTTTCATTAACAGAAGAAGCTGAAGCCATTAACTGGTATGAGCAGCGTATTTCTGTTGAAAAAAATAAGGATGCAAAGGCCATTATGGAAAATGCACAGCAGGAGGAGTTTAAGCATTTTGGAATGGATCTTGAATTCCTGCTTCGTCAAAAGCCGGTTTGGCAGGCTACCCTTAAGGAGATCCTGTTTAAGAAGGGCGATATCGTAAATTTGGGTAAAAAGGGAGAAGATGCGGCTGAATAA
- a CDS encoding SDR family oxidoreductase, translated as MDLGLVNKVIVVTGGAKGIGAGIVKILAAEGAIPVIVGRSAADNLLVVNEVEAAGDKAYQVVAELTSPDACEKAINEILQHFGRIDGLVNNAGVNDGVGLENGNYEQFMASLHKNVVHYYLMAHFALPALKKSKGAILNITSKTADTGQGNTSGYAAANGGRNALTREWAVELLKYGIRVNAIVVAECWTPLYENWIKTLPNPDEKKKDIESKIPLENRMTTAEEIANMTVFLLSPRSSHTTGQLIYVDGGYVHLDRALANA; from the coding sequence ATGGATTTAGGATTAGTAAATAAAGTAATAGTAGTGACCGGTGGTGCGAAGGGGATTGGAGCCGGAATAGTAAAGATCCTGGCTGCGGAGGGTGCAATACCCGTAATAGTGGGGAGAAGCGCAGCCGACAACCTGTTAGTTGTTAACGAGGTGGAGGCCGCCGGTGACAAGGCGTACCAGGTTGTTGCCGAGCTTACCAGCCCGGATGCATGCGAGAAAGCTATCAATGAAATTCTGCAACATTTTGGCCGGATAGACGGTCTTGTAAACAATGCGGGCGTAAACGATGGGGTGGGGCTGGAAAACGGAAATTATGAACAGTTTATGGCATCGCTGCACAAAAATGTTGTTCATTACTACCTGATGGCTCATTTCGCTTTACCGGCTTTAAAAAAATCAAAAGGAGCTATATTGAATATTACTTCGAAAACTGCCGATACCGGGCAGGGAAATACATCGGGATATGCTGCAGCAAATGGCGGCAGAAATGCGTTAACCCGCGAATGGGCGGTTGAACTTTTAAAATACGGCATCAGAGTGAACGCTATAGTGGTTGCCGAATGCTGGACACCTCTATATGAGAACTGGATCAAAACCTTGCCAAACCCGGACGAGAAAAAGAAAGATATAGAATCAAAGATCCCGCTGGAAAACCGGATGACCACAGCCGAAGAAATAGCTAACATGACCGTTTTTCTGTTGTCGCCAAGATCAAGCCACACTACCGGGCAACTCATTTATGTGGATGGCGGCTATGTGCATTTAGACAGAGCTTTAGCAAATGCATAG
- the fucP gene encoding L-fucose:H+ symporter permease, producing MSKDQKFVALALVTSLFFIWGFALNLNPILIAHLKKACQLTDFQSSLVDSASYFAYFILPIPAARFMHRYGYKGGILLGLVLFAIGAFLFFPAAAVRSYAFFLSSLFVIFSGAAFLETAANPYITVLGDPSTATRRINFSQSFNGLAAALGPLAGGVFILSGKTLTAAQEAAMSPAQLNDYLNKEASSVQIPYLIIGLVVLVVAFLIFRTPLPEIVDDTEQSVEEDNRSLLNQIGSLLKISNLRNGIIAQFFYVGAQAGILGFFIRYSERVAGLEEKPASFYLTAATFCFMLGRFSGTFLMKYINPVKLLAFYCVMNVILLIVIFFLHGKFTVIALMGVTFFMSIMFPTVFSLSIRGLGQKTKLGSSLIIMGIVGGATIPPIMGLVSDASNIKFAYLVPIICFSYILYFATTNLRVKKLEVVSGH from the coding sequence ATGTCAAAAGATCAAAAGTTTGTTGCTTTAGCGTTAGTTACGTCCCTGTTTTTTATTTGGGGCTTTGCGCTTAACCTAAATCCTATATTAATAGCACACTTAAAAAAGGCCTGCCAGTTAACCGATTTTCAATCGTCGCTGGTTGACTCGGCTTCTTATTTTGCTTATTTTATTTTACCGATTCCTGCGGCGCGTTTTATGCACAGGTATGGCTATAAAGGCGGTATTTTGTTAGGACTGGTACTTTTTGCTATCGGTGCATTCCTGTTTTTTCCTGCGGCTGCGGTAAGGAGCTATGCATTCTTTTTATCCTCGTTGTTTGTGATCTTTAGCGGGGCAGCGTTTCTGGAAACAGCTGCAAACCCTTATATCACGGTATTAGGTGACCCTTCAACTGCCACGCGCCGGATCAATTTTTCGCAGTCGTTCAATGGGCTGGCTGCCGCGCTGGGCCCGTTGGCAGGTGGCGTTTTTATCTTGTCAGGTAAAACATTAACGGCTGCACAAGAGGCTGCTATGTCACCTGCACAGCTAAATGACTATTTAAACAAAGAAGCTTCATCCGTTCAAATCCCGTATTTAATAATTGGATTGGTTGTGTTGGTGGTAGCCTTTTTGATATTCAGAACCCCTTTGCCTGAAATTGTTGACGATACTGAACAATCAGTTGAGGAGGACAACAGGTCTTTGCTAAATCAAATAGGATCTTTATTAAAGATTAGCAATTTACGAAACGGAATTATCGCTCAGTTTTTTTATGTTGGCGCACAGGCAGGTATCCTGGGGTTTTTTATCCGGTATTCTGAAAGGGTAGCCGGCCTGGAAGAAAAGCCGGCTTCATTTTACCTTACAGCAGCCACATTTTGCTTTATGCTGGGGCGATTTAGTGGTACCTTCCTGATGAAGTATATAAACCCTGTGAAATTGCTTGCCTTTTATTGTGTAATGAATGTAATACTGCTCATCGTTATTTTCTTCCTGCATGGTAAATTCACGGTTATCGCCTTAATGGGGGTTACGTTCTTTATGTCGATAATGTTCCCTACTGTGTTTTCACTTAGTATAAGGGGATTGGGTCAAAAAACTAAGCTTGGGTCGTCATTAATAATAATGGGTATAGTGGGCGGTGCAACAATTCCACCAATAATGGGACTCGTTTCAGATGCAAGTAATATCAAATTTGCTTACCTGGTGCCAATTATATGTTTCTCTTACATACTCTATTTTGCTACAACTAATTTGAGAGTTAAAAAATTAGAAGTTGTAAGCGGGCATTAA
- the fdhD gene encoding formate dehydrogenase accessory sulfurtransferase FdhD: MPEIKRIPVTKVTDAESIEATDALAIEEPLEIRLEYVLNGEPKIQNVSVTMRTPGCDAELAAGFLFTEGIVKNAAEISKVDYCFIACAENKENVIQVKLNEGVIPNLQHSERNFYTTSSCGVCGKGSISAIRTVGVFNEQAEQPIFVNSELLYRLPGILRDRQEVFAETGGLHASALFSLDGNLLLIREDVGRHNALDKLIGAALTKNLLPLKNHILLLSGRASFELIQKAVMAGIKIIAAVGAPSSLAVELAEEFDITLVGFLRNQRFNIYTAGYRILFPVYENSN, from the coding sequence ATGCCTGAAATTAAAAGGATCCCTGTAACCAAAGTAACTGACGCTGAAAGTATTGAAGCAACCGATGCACTGGCGATTGAAGAGCCATTGGAGATTCGCCTGGAGTATGTACTGAACGGAGAACCAAAAATTCAGAATGTTTCTGTCACTATGCGTACCCCCGGCTGCGATGCAGAACTTGCCGCAGGGTTTTTATTTACGGAGGGTATTGTAAAGAATGCTGCCGAAATATCCAAGGTTGACTATTGCTTTATAGCATGTGCGGAGAATAAGGAAAATGTGATCCAGGTTAAGCTAAATGAAGGAGTGATACCCAATTTACAGCATTCAGAACGCAATTTTTACACCACTTCCAGTTGCGGCGTTTGCGGCAAGGGATCTATAAGTGCTATCCGTACGGTAGGTGTTTTTAATGAACAAGCCGAACAACCTATTTTTGTAAATAGCGAATTATTGTATCGGCTGCCCGGAATATTGAGGGATAGGCAGGAGGTTTTTGCAGAAACCGGTGGTTTGCATGCATCAGCGCTGTTTAGTTTGGATGGCAATTTATTACTGATTAGGGAAGATGTTGGCAGGCATAACGCGCTGGATAAGCTGATTGGAGCGGCGTTAACAAAAAACTTACTGCCTTTAAAAAACCATATCTTACTGCTTAGTGGCCGTGCCAGCTTTGAACTTATTCAAAAAGCAGTGATGGCCGGTATCAAAATAATTGCGGCGGTGGGTGCACCTTCCAGCCTGGCCGTTGAGCTGGCAGAAGAATTTGATATAACATTGGTTGGTTTTTTAAGGAACCAGCGTTTTAATATTTATACCGCGGGTTACCGCATTTTATTCCCGGTTTATGAAAATTCGAATTAA
- a CDS encoding histidine phosphatase family protein: MRNFLSVLAFIFMANLACKPAIAQQNNLKIVLIRHGEKEAAGDNLNCKGLNRALQLPKVLVAKFGTPSGVFVPSINSKKSTGHARMFQTATPLAVKYALEINSKYQVDDYASLAQKLETQTGTVIVVWEHKALDNILKALSVKTNGLKWGDDDFDSIWIITYKNGKPVLTMDKEGITPAAGCSF; the protein is encoded by the coding sequence ATGAGAAACTTCCTTTCGGTATTAGCATTCATTTTTATGGCTAACCTGGCCTGCAAACCAGCTATAGCCCAGCAAAATAATTTAAAAATTGTGCTGATCAGGCATGGTGAAAAAGAAGCTGCCGGCGATAACTTAAATTGCAAAGGCCTTAACCGCGCTTTGCAGCTACCCAAAGTGTTGGTGGCAAAATTTGGTACGCCATCGGGTGTGTTTGTTCCATCTATCAATTCAAAAAAGTCAACCGGGCATGCCCGCATGTTTCAAACCGCCACCCCGCTGGCTGTTAAATACGCGTTAGAGATAAATTCTAAATACCAGGTTGATGATTATGCGTCATTGGCGCAGAAGCTGGAAACTCAAACGGGTACAGTGATAGTGGTATGGGAACACAAAGCGCTTGATAATATCTTAAAAGCGTTGAGTGTGAAGACCAACGGCTTAAAATGGGGCGACGACGATTTTGACAGTATCTGGATAATTACCTATAAAAATGGCAAACCCGTTTTAACTATGGATAAGGAAGGGATTACGCCTGCTGCGGGGTGTTCTTTTTAA
- a CDS encoding fumarylacetoacetate hydrolase family protein, protein MKLYYTIKGIVLEHDAALFVIDEPWDKLVNRDNLESYLLTKFKTAKQLTAAEKAEWLTDASLLPPISRQEVWAAGVTYLKSRDARMEESEGSGAASLYDKVYDAERPELFFKAAASRVSGHGQQVYIRKDSAWNVPEPELTLFINSKGIIQGYTIGNDMSSRSIEGENALYLPQAKIYEKSAAIGPCLYVSSSPIGGETAIKLKIKRGGIAIYTEETTVSRIKRSFDELVTYLYSECDFNYGCYLMTGTCLVPPAGFTLQTGDEIEITIDKIGTLVNTVALNPKHKS, encoded by the coding sequence ATGAAATTGTACTATACAATTAAGGGTATTGTGCTGGAGCATGATGCTGCTTTATTTGTTATTGACGAACCCTGGGATAAATTGGTAAACCGGGATAACCTGGAAAGTTATTTACTGACAAAGTTTAAAACCGCGAAACAATTAACAGCAGCTGAAAAAGCAGAATGGTTAACTGATGCCTCCTTACTGCCACCCATCAGCCGCCAGGAAGTTTGGGCCGCCGGAGTTACCTATTTAAAAAGCAGGGATGCACGGATGGAGGAGTCAGAAGGCTCAGGAGCTGCCAGTTTATATGACAAGGTGTATGATGCCGAGCGGCCGGAACTATTTTTTAAGGCTGCCGCTTCGCGTGTGTCGGGCCATGGGCAGCAGGTTTATATCCGTAAAGATTCCGCCTGGAACGTACCGGAACCTGAGCTAACGCTTTTTATCAATTCAAAAGGTATAATCCAGGGATACACCATCGGCAACGATATGAGCAGCCGGAGCATAGAGGGCGAAAATGCACTTTACCTGCCGCAGGCCAAAATATATGAAAAAAGCGCCGCAATAGGGCCATGCCTCTATGTGAGTTCATCACCTATTGGCGGCGAAACTGCAATAAAACTCAAAATTAAACGCGGGGGCATTGCCATTTATACTGAAGAAACAACGGTATCCCGCATAAAAAGATCATTTGATGAGCTGGTAACCTATTTATACAGCGAATGCGACTTCAACTATGGATGTTACCTTATGACCGGAACCTGCCTGGTACCGCCGGCCGGGTTTACTTTACAAACAGGCGATGAAATAGAGATTACTATTGATAAAATAGGTACGCTTGTAAATACCGTTGCACTAAATCCCAAACATAAATCCTGA
- a CDS encoding DUF6786 family protein, which produces MNVLKYSSIALAALCLSTCQQNKAPRQIFADSPYAKGTFGYDLDFLKKKDSVILLNSTDGSAQIIVSPRYQAKVFTSTADGVNGKSFGWINYKTFDQEKPDEHMNAYGGEDRLWLGPEGGKFSLFFKPGTKMEFANWHTPAAVDNQSWKLISNTDKKAVLSKSAKLLNYAGTVLNLYISRDIEIMESADVKKLLGIDFDDKVKAVAFHTTTTLTNTGDKAWDKQTGAPCIWNLDMFTPSPKTVIVVPYEDGATGKVATTDYFGEISKDRIKFNNGILLFKADGKSRGKLGMPPNRAKTLAGSYDAENNVLTIALFDISPKATYLNQEWRTDRDAFTGDAVNAYNDGPLADKTQMGPFYEIESVSPAAFLKPNEKLAHNHSVFHFTGDKAELNTIALKTLGISLGDIQAAFK; this is translated from the coding sequence ATGAATGTTTTAAAGTATTCATCCATCGCGTTGGCTGCGCTGTGCTTAAGTACCTGTCAGCAAAATAAAGCGCCGCGGCAAATTTTCGCCGATAGTCCGTATGCAAAAGGTACTTTCGGTTACGACCTTGATTTTTTAAAGAAGAAAGACAGCGTAATCCTGTTGAACAGCACGGACGGCAGCGCGCAGATCATTGTTTCGCCCAGGTACCAGGCGAAAGTGTTTACCTCAACAGCCGATGGCGTTAATGGCAAAAGCTTTGGGTGGATCAATTATAAAACATTTGACCAGGAAAAACCGGACGAGCACATGAACGCTTATGGTGGAGAAGACAGGCTGTGGCTGGGGCCGGAGGGCGGAAAGTTTTCACTTTTCTTTAAACCGGGCACAAAAATGGAGTTTGCTAACTGGCATACCCCCGCTGCTGTTGATAACCAAAGCTGGAAACTGATTTCCAACACTGATAAAAAGGCCGTGCTGTCTAAATCAGCAAAGCTGCTTAATTATGCCGGTACTGTACTCAACCTGTATATCAGTCGGGATATTGAAATTATGGAATCTGCCGATGTTAAAAAGCTACTTGGGATTGATTTTGATGATAAAGTAAAAGCGGTTGCTTTTCACACCACCACTACTTTAACCAATACCGGCGATAAGGCCTGGGATAAGCAAACAGGGGCGCCATGCATCTGGAACCTGGATATGTTCACCCCATCGCCCAAAACCGTTATTGTTGTTCCTTATGAAGACGGCGCCACAGGCAAAGTTGCCACCACCGATTATTTTGGCGAGATTTCAAAAGACAGGATAAAATTCAATAACGGCATATTGTTATTTAAAGCTGACGGCAAATCGCGCGGAAAGCTGGGCATGCCGCCAAACCGGGCCAAAACCCTGGCCGGCAGTTATGATGCAGAAAACAATGTGCTTACCATAGCCCTTTTCGATATAAGCCCTAAAGCCACTTACCTTAACCAGGAATGGCGCACCGACCGCGACGCGTTTACTGGCGATGCCGTTAACGCATATAACGACGGCCCCTTGGCCGATAAAACACAAATGGGGCCTTTTTACGAAATTGAAAGTGTTTCGCCGGCTGCGTTCCTTAAACCCAATGAAAAGCTTGCACACAATCATAGTGTGTTCCATTTTACGGGAGATAAGGCTGAATTGAATACAATAGCATTAAAAACGCTCGGAATATCGCTCGGGGACATACAAGCTGCATTTAAATAA
- a CDS encoding molybdenum cofactor biosynthesis protein MoaE produces MITDIQIFDTALQIQSAINWIMSPESGGIDVFIGTVRNATKGKKVIRLEFEAYEPMALAEMKKIAQVAFDKWPVQKVLVHHRTGVLEVGEVPVIIAVSAAHRAAAFDACRYIIDTLKQTVPIWKKEIFEDGEVWVAAHP; encoded by the coding sequence TTGATCACAGACATTCAAATTTTCGATACTGCCCTTCAAATCCAATCGGCCATCAACTGGATCATGTCGCCTGAATCAGGCGGAATTGATGTTTTTATAGGTACCGTGCGTAATGCTACAAAAGGCAAAAAAGTAATCCGCCTTGAATTTGAGGCTTATGAGCCTATGGCATTGGCCGAAATGAAGAAGATAGCACAAGTAGCTTTCGATAAATGGCCGGTGCAAAAGGTGCTGGTCCATCACCGTACAGGGGTGCTTGAAGTTGGGGAAGTCCCGGTAATTATTGCCGTATCTGCTGCACACCGGGCGGCGGCTTTCGATGCCTGCCGGTATATTATTGATACGCTGAAGCAAACAGTCCCGATCTGGAAAAAAGAAATTTTTGAAGATGGTGAAGTTTGGGTAGCGGCACACCCATAG
- a CDS encoding HesA/MoeB/ThiF family protein gives MKPDFVRYSCQIALPGFNEHTQNLLQNARVLVAGAGGLGCPTAQYLAAAGVGTLGIVDFDTVSDSNLHRQVLYTPADYGQKKVTVACERLQKQNPGIKLVPHDARITSQNVMELIAAYDIIVDGTDNFETRYLLNDAAVISGKPLVYGAIYQFEGQAAVWNVAGESGGRSPNYRDLFPQVDASQIPNCTEGGVIPTLAGIIGCIQANEVIKYLTHTGELLAGKILIFDAQTMQSRVIKIGDTSQARITKLVETVIVPTISAVELKIELDQDSVQLIDVRTIEEREEFNIGGEHIPIGVLLSRMDAIDKNKKIIFYCASGKRSAEAVKIMKLKYPGTAAFSLLGGLNDWTEVFG, from the coding sequence ATGAAACCAGACTTTGTAAGATATAGTTGCCAGATAGCTTTGCCGGGTTTTAATGAGCACACGCAAAACCTGTTACAGAATGCGCGCGTACTGGTAGCGGGGGCCGGTGGGTTGGGTTGCCCGACTGCGCAATACCTTGCGGCAGCGGGTGTAGGTACACTGGGAATTGTTGATTTTGATACGGTATCTGACAGTAACTTGCACAGGCAGGTATTATATACACCTGCTGATTATGGACAAAAGAAGGTAACAGTAGCATGTGAGCGTTTGCAAAAACAAAACCCGGGGATAAAATTAGTTCCGCATGATGCGAGGATTACCTCGCAAAATGTAATGGAATTGATCGCTGCTTATGATATTATAGTTGACGGGACGGACAATTTTGAAACCCGCTATTTATTGAACGACGCTGCAGTAATTTCCGGCAAACCGCTGGTTTATGGAGCAATTTACCAATTTGAGGGTCAGGCGGCAGTATGGAATGTAGCCGGCGAATCAGGCGGAAGGTCGCCCAATTACCGTGATCTTTTTCCGCAGGTGGATGCCTCACAAATTCCTAATTGCACCGAGGGCGGTGTGATACCTACCCTGGCGGGAATTATTGGCTGTATACAGGCTAACGAAGTTATAAAGTATCTTACCCATACAGGCGAATTGCTGGCCGGAAAAATCTTGATATTTGATGCCCAAACCATGCAGAGCCGCGTGATAAAAATAGGCGATACTTCCCAGGCGAGAATTACGAAACTGGTTGAAACTGTAATTGTTCCCACAATTTCTGCGGTTGAGCTTAAAATAGAACTGGATCAGGATAGTGTTCAGTTGATAGATGTAAGGACGATAGAAGAACGGGAAGAATTTAATATAGGTGGTGAACATATCCCGATAGGTGTTTTACTCTCCCGCATGGATGCTATTGACAAAAACAAAAAGATAATTTTTTATTGTGCATCCGGTAAACGAAGCGCCGAAGCCGTAAAGATCATGAAACTAAAATATCCCGGTACTGCTGCGTTTTCTTTATTAGGGGGATTAAATGACTGGACGGAAGTTTTTGGTTAG
- a CDS encoding DUF7009 family protein gives MKIRIKSNAVRYRLTRTDVSALVKNGHLEDSVNFGLQKLIYDLQVVDDTRLSATFNNNTITLFVPKKMISELEHTDRVGFDNTDGELYLLVEKDFTCLDNVAEDQSDNYPNPLAEKTR, from the coding sequence ATGAAAATTCGAATTAAAAGCAATGCTGTCAGGTACCGGCTAACACGCACAGACGTATCAGCCCTGGTTAAAAACGGTCATTTGGAAGACAGTGTAAATTTTGGCTTACAGAAGCTGATCTATGATTTACAGGTGGTGGATGATACAAGGTTATCGGCGACATTTAACAACAATACAATTACGTTGTTTGTGCCCAAAAAGATGATCAGCGAGCTGGAACATACAGACCGGGTGGGCTTTGATAACACAGACGGTGAACTATATTTACTGGTTGAAAAAGACTTTACCTGCCTGGATAATGTGGCAGAAGACCAAAGTGATAATTACCCCAATCCTTTAGCCGAAAAAACACGATGA
- a CDS encoding FdhF/YdeP family oxidoreductase, with amino-acid sequence MSKETENPAAENPEELLDLTLTAPKKWAAGIPAVNAAMVDVIGEAGVVRGMEALFHMNKKGGFDCSSCAWPDPDDDRSPIAEYCENGAKALAEEATTKKLTAEFFAQNSVADLAKLNDYEIGKKGRIAQPVYLPKGGTHYQAISWDLAFKKIAEQLNSLTSPNEAAFYTSGRTSNEASFMYQLFVREFGTNNMPDCSNMCHESTSAALAEVIGIGKGTVKLEDFYDTDVIMIIGQNPGTNHPRMLSALQKGKENGAKIIAVNPLFEAGLMGFRNPQQVKGVLGITTQLADLYLQVKINGDMALIKAIEKLLYAAEVEHPGTVFDHELIKNKTIGYTAFLHHLEKYNVDELAVEAGVPVRQIKEAAEMLKNKSRIIICWAMGVTQHVNGVDTIKEIVNLTMLKGSIGKPGAGLCPVRGHSNVQGNRTMMIYDKPYEKQLDKLKEIFGFEPPRNHGYDVVDTIKAMNDGKLKVFFAMGGNFLSATPDTLYTAEGMRKMKLTVNISTKLNRSHLVHGEESIILPTLARSDKDIVRGEVQLVSCENSMGVIQMSKGVLDPISDNLLNETRIVCELAKATLGSRSVVDWDKYAKNYDEVRNVIERVIPGFDNYNKRVREPGGFYLPNAAREGKFETDDYDNKVPFTLTELPEHKLADDEYMMTSIRSHDQFNTTIYGLDDRYRGVHNERRVIFMNRKDIQKGGFKEGDQVDLFNYHGGRERVARLFVIVPYNIPERNTAAYYPETNVLVPIDSVAIKSNTPTSKLIFIKIKKHVPQN; translated from the coding sequence ATGAGCAAAGAGACAGAAAACCCCGCTGCAGAAAACCCCGAAGAATTACTGGATTTAACATTAACAGCGCCAAAAAAATGGGCAGCAGGTATTCCTGCTGTTAATGCAGCAATGGTTGATGTGATAGGCGAGGCCGGCGTGGTGCGCGGAATGGAAGCGTTGTTCCACATGAATAAAAAAGGCGGTTTTGATTGTTCCAGCTGTGCCTGGCCTGATCCGGATGATGACCGTTCGCCAATAGCTGAATATTGTGAAAATGGTGCAAAAGCATTGGCCGAAGAAGCGACAACCAAAAAATTAACGGCAGAATTCTTCGCACAGAATTCTGTAGCCGATCTTGCAAAGCTCAATGACTATGAAATAGGCAAAAAAGGCCGCATAGCACAACCGGTATATCTGCCAAAAGGAGGCACACACTACCAGGCTATCAGCTGGGACCTGGCTTTTAAAAAGATTGCAGAACAGCTAAACAGCCTTACCTCGCCAAATGAAGCTGCTTTTTATACTTCAGGCCGCACAAGTAACGAAGCGTCATTTATGTACCAGTTATTTGTAAGGGAGTTTGGTACCAACAACATGCCCGATTGTTCAAATATGTGCCATGAATCGACCAGTGCCGCGCTTGCCGAGGTGATAGGGATAGGCAAGGGAACCGTTAAGCTCGAAGATTTTTATGATACGGATGTGATCATGATCATCGGGCAAAACCCCGGTACCAATCATCCGCGAATGCTGAGCGCCCTGCAAAAGGGGAAAGAGAACGGGGCCAAAATTATAGCTGTAAACCCGCTTTTTGAAGCTGGACTAATGGGTTTTAGAAACCCGCAGCAGGTTAAGGGTGTCCTCGGTATTACCACCCAACTGGCCGATCTGTACTTACAAGTGAAAATTAACGGTGACATGGCGCTAATAAAAGCTATTGAAAAATTGCTGTATGCCGCTGAAGTTGAGCATCCGGGGACAGTGTTTGATCATGAACTCATTAAAAATAAAACTATCGGGTACACTGCGTTTTTGCATCACCTTGAAAAATATAATGTTGATGAATTGGCAGTGGAAGCCGGTGTGCCGGTACGGCAGATCAAAGAAGCTGCTGAGATGCTTAAAAATAAAAGCAGGATAATTATTTGCTGGGCTATGGGGGTCACACAGCATGTAAACGGCGTAGATACCATTAAAGAAATTGTTAACCTTACTATGCTGAAAGGCAGCATAGGCAAGCCGGGAGCGGGATTGTGCCCGGTGCGCGGCCACAGCAATGTACAGGGTAACCGCACCATGATGATTTATGACAAGCCATATGAAAAGCAGCTGGACAAGCTGAAAGAAATTTTTGGCTTTGAACCTCCCCGTAATCACGGATACGATGTGGTTGATACCATCAAAGCGATGAATGATGGAAAGCTGAAAGTTTTTTTTGCCATGGGCGGAAACTTCCTGTCTGCAACGCCGGATACGCTTTACACCGCTGAAGGGATGCGCAAAATGAAGCTTACGGTTAATATCTCTACCAAGTTAAACCGGAGTCATTTAGTGCATGGCGAGGAATCAATTATATTGCCTACCCTGGCCCGAAGCGATAAGGATATTGTGCGCGGCGAAGTGCAGCTGGTAAGCTGTGAAAACTCAATGGGGGTTATCCAGATGTCAAAAGGGGTGCTTGATCCTATTTCTGATAACTTGCTGAACGAAACCCGCATTGTTTGCGAACTGGCAAAAGCTACGTTAGGCAGCAGGTCTGTTGTTGACTGGGACAAATACGCCAAAAACTATGATGAGGTTAGGAACGTAATTGAAAGGGTTATCCCAGGGTTTGATAATTATAACAAACGGGTGCGTGAGCCGGGAGGATTTTATTTGCCCAATGCAGCGCGCGAAGGAAAATTTGAAACCGATGACTATGATAACAAAGTTCCATTTACACTTACCGAACTCCCGGAACATAAACTGGCTGATGACGAATATATGATGACTTCTATTCGCAGTCACGATCAGTTTAATACCACCATCTATGGCCTGGACGACCGTTACCGCGGTGTTCATAACGAGCGCCGGGTGATATTTATGAACCGGAAGGATATTCAAAAAGGTGGTTTTAAAGAAGGCGATCAGGTTGACCTGTTTAACTATCATGGCGGCAGGGAAAGGGTAGCGCGCTTGTTTGTAATAGTACCTTACAATATTCCGGAACGCAATACTGCTGCCTATTATCCCGAAACCAATGTTTTAGTACCGATAGATAGTGTCGCTATAAAAAGCAACACCCCCACATCAAAACTCATTTTTATTAAAATAAAAAAACACGTACCTCAAAATTAA